The Ramlibacter sp. PS4R-6 nucleotide sequence GCGATCTCGGTGTCGCTCAACAACCTGAAGTTCACCAACGCCGACGCGAACGGCGAAGGCCAGGTGCGCTGGCGCACGGCCGATGGCGCGCAGCGTTTCCCCGGCGTGCTGGACCTGCAGGCAAGCCTCGCGCGCGCCGACGGCAGCCGCGTGTGGCGCTACCTGCCCCTGGGCGTGCCCAAGTCCGCGCGCGACTACGTGCGCGAATCGGTGGTGTCGGCCGTGGCGGCCAACGCGAAGTTCCGCGTCAAGGGCAACCTCGCCGACTTCCCCTTCCGCAACGCGAAGCAGGGCGAGTTCCGCGTCACCGCCGACGTGCAGAACGCCACCTATGCCTTCGTGCCGCGCTCGCTCACGAAGGGCGGGCCGGCCTGGCCCGCGCTCACGCAGCTGTCGGGCGAGCTGCTGTTCGAGCGCCAGGGCATGCAGGTGAAGAACGCGAAGGGCCTGCTCACCGGCGCACCCACGCTGCAGGTCAAGGCCGACGCGCAGATCCCGGACCTGGACCAGACGGTGGTGGCCGTCGGCGCCGAGTTCCACGGCCCGCTGGGTGAGGCGCTGGCCATCGTCAACGGATCGCCCGTGAACGACTACTTGAACCAGGCCCTCGCGAAGGCCACCGGCAGCGGCAACGCCGACGTCAAGCTCAAGCTCGAAGTGCCCCTCGCGGCCGTCGACAAGTCCAAGGTGCAAGGCACGGTGGTGCTCCCGGGCAACGACATCCAGGTCACGCCCGAAACGCCTTTGCTCGCACGCTCGCGCGGCAGCGTGACGTTCAGCGACAAGGGCTTCGCCATCAACGGCGCCACCGCCCGCTCGCTCGGCGGCGATGTGAAGATCGAAGGCGGCACGCGGCCGGCGGCGCCGCGCTCGCCCGACACCGTCATCGTGATCCGCGCGCAGGGCACGGCCACCGCCGAGGGCCTGCGCCAGGCGCGTGAGCTCGGCGCGGTGGCGCGTCTCGCGCGCGACGCCAGCGGCGGCACGCCCTATGCGGTCAACGTGATGTTCCGGCGCGGCCATCCCGAGGTCACCGTCACCAGCAGCTTGCAGGGCCTGGGCCTGAACCTGCCGGCGCCCCTGAACAAGGCCCCCGACGCGGTGCTGCCACTGCGCTACGAGAACGCGCTGACGCGCGAGGCGCTGGCGCTGCCGCACGAGGCGCAGGCCGGGCGGCTGCAGGACCAGCTGACCTTCGAGGCGGGCCGCCTCGTGTCGGTGAACCTGCTGCGCGACGTGTCGGGCCCCGAGACGCGCGTGCTGCGCGGCACGATCGGCGTGGGCCTGGCGGCCGGCGAAGGCGTGGCGATGCCGGAGCAGGGCATCGCGGCCAACATCAACCTCGCCAGCGTGAACCTGGACCAGTGGGACGAGCTGCTGGCGCCGCCGGCACGCGCCGCCGCGGCGGCCGCGCCCGGGGCATCCGCCGCACCCGGCAGCTACCTGCCCACCATCATGGCCGTGCGGGCGAAGGAACTCGTCGCGCAGGGCCGCACCTTGCACAACGTCGTCGTCGGCGCCACACGCGACGGCGCGACGTGGCGCCTGAACCTCGACGCCAACGAGCTCAACGGCTTTGCCGAGTACCGCCCTTCGTCCGCAGCGGCCGGCGGGCGCCTGTTTGCACGCCTGACGCGCCTGTCGCTCGGCGCGTCGGCCACGAAGGAGGTGGAGTCGCTGCTCGACGACCAGCCCACGGCGCTGCCGGCGCTGGACGTCGTGGTGGACGACTTCGAGCTGCGCGGCAAGAAGCTGGGGCGCCTCGAGATCGAGGCGGCCAACCGCGCGCAAGGCGCGCGCGAATGGCGGTTGAACAAGCTGAACCTCACGATGCCCGAGGCGAATTTCTCGGCCACCGGCAACTGGGCGGCGCTCAACGCGCAGGCCGTGCCCGGACCCGCCCGCGCGGCGGGCGCGCGCACCCCGGAACGCATGCGCACCGCCATGCGCTTCCGCCTGGACATCGCCGACTCGGGCCAGCTGCTCGCGCGCTTCGGCATGAAGGACGTGATGCGCCGCGGCAAGGGCAAGATGGAAGGGCAGGTGGCGTGGATCGGCTCGCCGCTGGCGTTCAACTACGGCAGCATGGACGGCGCCTTCAACGTCGGCATCGAGGCCGGCCAGTTCCTCAAGGCCGACCCGGGCTTGGCCAAGCTGCTGGGCGTGCTGAGCCTGCAGTCGCTGCCGCGGCGCCTCGCGCTCGACTTTCGCGACGTCTTCACCGAGGGCTTCGCGTTCGACTTCATCCGCGGCGACGTCACCATCCGGGACGGCATCGCCGCCACCAACAACCTGCAGATGAAGGGCCTGAACGCCGCCGTCCTGATGGAGGGCCGCGCGGACATCCAGAAGGAGACGCAGGACCTCAAGGTGGTGGTGGTGCCGGAGATCAACGCCGGCACGGCCTCGCTGGTGGCGGCGGCCATCAACCCCGCCATCGGCTTGGGCACCTTCCTTGCGCAACTGGTGCTGCGCCAGCCGCTCATTCGCGCCAACACCCAGGAGTTCCACATCGACGGCACCTGGACCGACCCCCGCGTGAACCGCGTCGGCAAGAAGGGCGAGGCGCAGGCGGATGCGCCGAAACCGCCCAATACGAACTAGAGTGGGGGCCATGAAGGTTGCCGCACTCCAGATGGTCTCGGGCGTCTCGGTGGAGGCCAACCTGCGCACGGCCGGCGCCCTGCTGGAAGAAGCGGCGGGCGCGGGCGCGCAGCTGGCCGTGCTGCCCGAGTACTTCTGCTTCATGGGCCACAAGGACGGCGACAAGCTGGCGGTGCGCGAGCGTTTCGGCGACGGCCCGATCCAGGGCTTCCTGCAGGATGCGGCGCGCCAGCTGCGCATGGCCATCGTCGGCGGCACCTTGCCGCTGGAAGCCGGCGACGACGCGCACGTGCGCAACGCCTGCCTCGCCTTCTCGGCGCAGGGCGAGCGGCTCGCGCGCTACGACAAGATCCATTTGTTCCGCTTCGACAACGGCCGCGAGCGCTACGACGAGTCGCGCGTGATCGAAAGCGGCGGCGACGCGGTCGCGTTCGACATCGAGGGCGGCGGACGCACCTGGCGCATCGGCATGTCCGTGTGCTACGACCTGCGCTTCCCGGAGCTGTACCGGCGCCTGGCGGCCGACGTGCTGCTGGTGCCCAGCGCCTTCACCCACGTCACCGGGCAGGCGCACTGGGAAACACTGCTGCGCGCCCGCGCCGTGGAAAACCTCGCCTACGTCGTCGCGCCGGCGCAGGGCGGCACGCACGAGAACGGCCGCCGCACCTGGGGCCACAGCATGGTCGTCGACCCCTGGGGCGTGGTGCTGGCGCAGCGCGAGAGCGGCGCCGGCGTGGTGCTCGCCGAGCTCGACGCCGAACGCCTGGCGCAGGTGCGCCAGCAACTGCCGGCGCTGGAGCACCGCGTGCTATGAAGCGCGAACCGGCCCTGGCCGCCCTTGCGCGCTGGCGCTCGGCGCACACGCGCCTGTCGCTGTGGGCGCTGCTGGTGCTGCTGGTGGCCGGCATGCTGGCCACGCTGGTGTGGCTGGCCGGGCGCTACGAGACGAGCATGGAGCAGGGCCGCGTCGAGCGCGACACCTTCGACGCCGCCAACGACATCCGCGCCGGCCTCACGCGCAACGTGCAGACGCTGCAGGCGCTGCATTCGAGCAACGCGACGCCCGCCGCGTGGACGCAGGAGGCGCAGGCGCTGCTGCGCAGCCACCGCGAGTGGATGCGGCTGGAGTGGCGCGACGCCACGATGAAGGTGGTGGCGGCGGTGGACACGCCCTTCCGCCCGCCGGTGTTCACGCGCCTGGGCCGCGGGGCCTCGCAGGGCGACATCAACCTCGCCTGCGCGGCGGCGCGGCGCCTGACCGGCCCGGCGTATTCCACCAGCTACTTCGTGCCGCAGATGGACGGCCTGGGCATCGAGGTGATGGAGCTGTGCCTGCCGCAGGCCACCGCCGGCCAGCTCACCGGCTACGTCATCGCCAGCTACTCGCTCGCCGAGGTGCTGAACCACCTGATCGAGCCGCAGCTCGCGCACAGCCACGACATCTCGTTCACCGAGGCCGACGGCACGCGCCTGGCGCTGCGCGGCGCCGCGCGGCGCGGCAGCCACATCTTCACGGGGCAGCAGCTCCTGGACCTGCCGGGCAACACGGTGGTGCTGCGCATGGACAGCTGGCGTGCGGCGCCGCAGCTGTTTCCCAAC carries:
- a CDS encoding carbon-nitrogen hydrolase family protein, whose amino-acid sequence is MKVAALQMVSGVSVEANLRTAGALLEEAAGAGAQLAVLPEYFCFMGHKDGDKLAVRERFGDGPIQGFLQDAARQLRMAIVGGTLPLEAGDDAHVRNACLAFSAQGERLARYDKIHLFRFDNGRERYDESRVIESGGDAVAFDIEGGGRTWRIGMSVCYDLRFPELYRRLAADVLLVPSAFTHVTGQAHWETLLRARAVENLAYVVAPAQGGTHENGRRTWGHSMVVDPWGVVLAQRESGAGVVLAELDAERLAQVRQQLPALEHRVL
- a CDS encoding YhdP family protein; this translates as MYARLPPLPSRRLQALAALAKGVLWLLLAAWLVLALAWGALHAFIVPRIGELRPELEMRASRALGIEVRIGRIEAVTEGLMPTFELSDVLLLDPSGRPALRLPRVLGAVSPRSLLNLGFEQLYIDRPELDIRRDRTGRIFVAGLDVSRRPDDDAGAADWFFSQAEFFIRGGTVRWTDELRRAQPLQLSNVEFVMRNGGRRHAIRIDATPPREWGDRFSLRGIFREPLLAHGGARWQDWQGQVHGDFARVDVSQLRRYSNLGIEVSAGHGAVRAWADVANGQVVGGTADVELADVNTRLAPKLPPLQLTSVSGRIGGQRLATGFEFETQQLQFATPDGVRWPGGNVFVSWTDAEGSQPPRGEIRADKLDLNALGQVATRLPLGPATHRALQEFAPKGMVDALHAKWQGPLDALQSYEGRGRASALEIAARPAQAASGTQPARGSTPGVRGATIDFELTQAGGKGKLEVRRGSLDLPGVFEEPMVTLDELATDVQWKLDGNAISVSLNNLKFTNADANGEGQVRWRTADGAQRFPGVLDLQASLARADGSRVWRYLPLGVPKSARDYVRESVVSAVAANAKFRVKGNLADFPFRNAKQGEFRVTADVQNATYAFVPRSLTKGGPAWPALTQLSGELLFERQGMQVKNAKGLLTGAPTLQVKADAQIPDLDQTVVAVGAEFHGPLGEALAIVNGSPVNDYLNQALAKATGSGNADVKLKLEVPLAAVDKSKVQGTVVLPGNDIQVTPETPLLARSRGSVTFSDKGFAINGATARSLGGDVKIEGGTRPAAPRSPDTVIVIRAQGTATAEGLRQARELGAVARLARDASGGTPYAVNVMFRRGHPEVTVTSSLQGLGLNLPAPLNKAPDAVLPLRYENALTREALALPHEAQAGRLQDQLTFEAGRLVSVNLLRDVSGPETRVLRGTIGVGLAAGEGVAMPEQGIAANINLASVNLDQWDELLAPPARAAAAAAPGASAAPGSYLPTIMAVRAKELVAQGRTLHNVVVGATRDGATWRLNLDANELNGFAEYRPSSAAAGGRLFARLTRLSLGASATKEVESLLDDQPTALPALDVVVDDFELRGKKLGRLEIEAANRAQGAREWRLNKLNLTMPEANFSATGNWAALNAQAVPGPARAAGARTPERMRTAMRFRLDIADSGQLLARFGMKDVMRRGKGKMEGQVAWIGSPLAFNYGSMDGAFNVGIEAGQFLKADPGLAKLLGVLSLQSLPRRLALDFRDVFTEGFAFDFIRGDVTIRDGIAATNNLQMKGLNAAVLMEGRADIQKETQDLKVVVVPEINAGTASLVAAAINPAIGLGTFLAQLVLRQPLIRANTQEFHIDGTWTDPRVNRVGKKGEAQADAPKPPNTN